In one window of Mytilus trossulus isolate FHL-02 chromosome 7, PNRI_Mtr1.1.1.hap1, whole genome shotgun sequence DNA:
- the LOC134727208 gene encoding uncharacterized protein LOC134727208: protein MLKEICLFLVVSISIVSSVKIQCRHDTECGSDECCYYHEGPIVVSKKRESILPFSSMIQGGWCEKYKTEGQSCSGIAKMNGHCECGPGLTCTVTVSTHTSFQKRKGLPATCVQTQTKG, encoded by the exons ATGTTGAAGGAAATATGTTTATTCTTAGTGGTTTCTATTTCAATCGTTTCTTCAGTAAAG ATTCAATGTAGACATGACACAGAATGTGGTTCAGACGAGTGCTGCTATTATCATGAAGGTCCAATTGTTGTGAGCAAGAAAAGAGAGTCCATTTTACCATTCTCTAGTATGATTCAAG GCGGGTGGTGTGAAAAGTACAAAACTGAAGGTCAGTCGTGCAGCGGCATTGCTAAGATGAATGGTCATTGTGAGTGTGGACCTGGCCTGACTTGTACTGTTACTGTCAGCACACATACATCTTTTCAAAAACGAAAGGGATTGCCAGCTACATGCGTTCAAACTCAAACAAAAGGTTAA